In Ipomoea triloba cultivar NCNSP0323 chromosome 15, ASM357664v1, one genomic interval encodes:
- the LOC116007582 gene encoding delta(12)-fatty-acid desaturase FAD2-like, whose protein sequence is MGAGGRMAVPAEGKMSKHDIQRVPYAKPPFTLGEIKKAIPPHCFQRSVLRSFSYVVYDLIIASILYYVATNYFRLLPHPLSYLAWPLYWICQGCVLTGVWVIAHECGHHAFSDYQWLDDTVGLILHSALLVPFFSWKYSHRRHHSNTGSLERDEVFVPKQKSDLGWYAKYLNNPPGRAFTLLIQLTLGWPLYLMFNASGRPYPRFACHYDPYGPIYSDRERIQIFISDTGIFAATYVLYKLAAAKGLAWVVCVYGVPLLIVNGFLVLITYLQHTHPALPHYNSSEWDWLRGALSTVDRDYGILNKVFHNITDTHVAHHLFSTMPHYHAMEATKAIKPILGEYYQFDGTPIFAAMFREAKECIYVEPDEGDKNKGVFWYKNKL, encoded by the coding sequence ATGGGCGCTGGAGGCAGAATGGCTGTACCCGCTGAGGGCAAGATGTCTAAACATGATATTCAGCGTGTTCCATATGCTAAACCACCTTTTACTTTAGGTGAGATCAAGAAAGCAATTCCACCCCATTGTTTCCAACGGTCTGTCCTCCGCTCATTCTCTTATGTTGTTTACGACCTCATAATTGCCTCTATCCTCTACTATGTTGCTACCAACTACTTCCGTCTCCTCCCACACCCTCTCTCCTACCTGGCCTGGCCGCTTTACTGGATCTGCCAGGGCTGTGTGCTGACTGGAGTTTGGGTCATTGCCCATGAATGTGGCCACCATGCCTTCAGTGACTACCAGTGGCTGGATGACACTGTCGGCCTTATCCTGCACTCCGCCCTCCTTGTTCCATTCTTCTCCTGGAAATATAGCCATCGCCGCCACCATTCCAACACTGGTTCCCTTGAGCGGGATGAGGTCTTTGTCCCCAAGCAGAAGTCTGATCTCGGCTGGTATGCCAAATATCTCAATAACCCACCAGGCAGAGCATTCACACTCCTTATCCAGCTTACCCTAGGATGGCCTCTATACTTGATGTTCAATGCCTCTGGCAGACCATACCCCCGCTTCGCCTGCCACTATGATCCCTATGGCCCTATATACTCAGACCGCGAGCGCATCCAGATCTTCATCTCTGATACCGGGATCTTCGCTGCAACCTACGTGCTGTATAAGCTAGCAGCTGCCAAGGGGCTCGCGTGGGTTGTCTGTGTCTACGGTGTCCCATTACTCATCGTGAACGGGTTCCTTGTTTTGATCACATACCTGCAGCACACCCACCCTGCACTGCCACACTACAATTCCTCAGAGTGGGATTGGCTAAGGGGCGCTCTCTCCACAGTCGACAGAGACTACGGGATCCTCAACAAGGTGTTCCACAACATCACAGATACTCACGTAGCGCATCATCTGTTCTCCACCATGCCCCACTATCATGCAATGGAGGCCACGAAGGCTATCAAGCCAATTCTGGGCGAGTACTATCAGTTCGATGGCACGCCAATCTTTGCAGCAATGTTTAGGGAAGCCAAGGAGTGTATTTATGTTGAGCCAGATGAAGGTGACAAGAACAAGGGTGTCTTCTGGTACAAGAATAAACTTTGA
- the LOC116007583 gene encoding probable plastid-lipid-associated protein 13, chloroplastic — protein sequence MASSVMNLHAPFSRYTSSFLPPSPFIVSARVFPGNYNLRNSKKNSGICRAMVQQTVQGGASASFAKEMERLSAKESLLLAFKDAGGFEALVTGKVTDMQLIDVNERIIGLERLNPTPRPTTSPYLEGRWNFEWFGSGSLGFVAAKFVFERFPSSLANLSKLDVLIKDGYANVTAYLKYLNSIESNFILSAKLSVEGPLRMKEEYVEGILESPKVNEETVPQQLRGAFGQAVNTVQQLPLPIRDAVSSGLKIPLGGSFQRLFMVSYLDDEILIIRDTTGIPEVLTRLASAPEPEPITEYES from the exons ATGGCTTCTTCTGTTATGAACCTGCACGCGCCATTTTCGCGCTATACGTCGTCGTTTCTACCTCCTTCTCCCTTCATAGTTTCCGCCAGAGTTTTCCCGGGAAACTACAATCTCCGAAATAGCAAGAAAAATTCCGGAATTTGCAGAGCCATGGTTCAGCAGACAGTGCAAGGCGGAGCTTCTGCTTCTTTCGCTAAAGAGATGGAAAGGCTTTCTGCTAAGGAGTCTTTGCTTCTCGCt TTCAAAGATGCTGGAGGATTCGAGGCATTAGTAACAGGGAAAGTTACGGATATGCAGCTTATTGATGTGAATGAGAGGATAATTGGCCTCGAGCGGCTCAATCCAACACCTCGCCCAACAAC GTCTCCGTATTTGGAAGGGCGGTGGAACTTTGAGTGGTTTGGATCCGGAAGCCTGGGATTCGTTGCAGCTAAATTTGTGTTTGA GAGGTTTCCTTCATCATTGGCAAATTTATCAAAGTTGGATGTGTTGATCAAAGATGGCTATGCAAATGTCACTGCTTACTTGAAATATCTAAACTCG ATTGAGAGCAATTTTATACTCTCCGCCAAGTTATCTGTTGAGGGGCCTCTTAGAATGAAAGAAGAATATGTTGAAGGGATACTTGAATCACCTAAGGTCAATGAAGAAACTGTACCTCAGCAACTAAGAGGTGCTTTTGGACAGGCAGTGAACACTGTTCAGCAACTTCCCCTTCCTATTAGAGATGCAGTGTCCAGTGGATTGAAAATTCCTCTTG GTGGGAGCTTTCAAAGACTATTTATGGTCTCCTATCTTGATGATGAGATTCTG ATTATTAGAGATACTACTGGAATACCTGAAGTCCTTACAAGATTGGCTTCGGCCCCCGAGCCAGAACCAATAACTGAATATGAAAGTTGA